One window of the Triticum dicoccoides isolate Atlit2015 ecotype Zavitan chromosome 3B, WEW_v2.0, whole genome shotgun sequence genome contains the following:
- the LOC119279483 gene encoding uncharacterized protein LOC119279483: MQCGNAEDRAQWNASLEKDLVDLLREHDTPEHKGQNGWSSEAWNTIVKKFHQKNPYARYEKKKIQEKEKELKREYKMIKEIRKQSGVSWDDQQCKILAAPPLWKNIIISHPKAGKFKTKAFPLFEALGELHDGQTAEGTYNFTSIEFAQPNHNSRILEELARIKEKHQLMVRILEEKGCRLMKMLRRCMCKKTLLWSPSKLNQIWLLYPQEMEKRKNQRDGGGRMVMWLQ; this comes from the exons ATGCAATGTGGAAATGCAGAAGACAGAGCGCAATGGAATGCAAGCCTTGAGAAAGATCTTGTGGACTTGCTTCGTGAGCATGATACACCTGAACATAAGGGTCAAAATGGATGGAGCTCTGAAGCATGGAATACGATAGTGAAGAAATTCCACCAAAAGAATCCTTATGCTAGGTACGAGAAGAAGAAAATCCAAGAAAAGGAGAAAGAGTTAAAAAGAGAATACAAGATGATCAAAGAGATAAGGAAGCAAAGCGGCGTTTCATGGGACGACCAGCAGTGCAAGATTCTAGCGGCTCCACCACTTTGGAAAAACATCATCATA TCACACCCTAAAGCTGGAAAGTTCAAGACAAAGGCCTTCCCTCTTTTTGAAGCTTTGGGAGAATTGCATGATG GCCAAACTGCAGAAGGGACATATAACTTCACCTCTATCGAGTTTGCTCAACCCAATCACAACTCGAGAATCTTGGAGGAGCTGGCGAGAATCAAGGAGAAACATCAGCTGATGGTGAGAATCTTGGAGGAGAAAGGGTGCAGATTGATGAAGATGTTGAGGAGGTGTATGTGCAAGAAAACATTGCTGTGGAGCCCCAGCAAACTCAACCAAATTTGGCTACTGTACCCTCAAGAAATGGAGAAGAGAAAGAACCAAAGAGACGGAGGGGGGCGAATGGTGATGTGGCTGCAATGA